The nucleotide window ATTGCAGCTGTTACAATTGTTAGCAATACTATGACATGTGCGCCGTGGCTGGTCCCACGCAAGTTCAGTAACCGTCGGACAAGGATGCTGAACAAATAGCATCCTACCGCTAAGTGCGCTATGATGTTTAATACTAATAAAAATATGCAGATGTATTTGTTAACTGTTTCGTTGGTGCTACTTATTGCTCGATACAAGAGGTAAACGTTTCCTGTCAGCATCGCGCCGTCAAACATGCCGTGTGCGCGGCGAGATACTATTTCATAGTtaagaatttcactttcactagACTGCGTTGACGCATCCGCGAACTGGAGATCCTCGCAGCTCATGTACAATGTACACGGACTCCCTCGATGCGGTAACATCTTTTTCATTTCCTGCGTCCATGTTTATGTTTTATGTGTATAATctattacaaaaataaaaacattccGTTTataaaagaagtttcacttcaataaataataataattataatactgtaacggttctgcttccggcggtATGTGTTTGCCACGGCTgtcgtgtcctctcgtgctgaatagctcgccgagccaggttcgtttactggcgagagaatcgacggaagctgaaaacggacgaggtgcgcgggacgtgaaataacgacgacGTAAATGTgtattttcgggcctcactacTCGTGCTCTCGCGGAACCGGGTGTGACTGGTGCGTGAATCTAACGGGGATCCTGGATCGCGACGTGTGATCGTTCATTCGCGTAACCGGTGCGTGAATTTACCGACGTCATGAGATCagggcgtcgcgcgtcgcgacgcgtgccCGACAATCTGGTGCGGGTGACGACTCAGGGTACAGGCAGGATTGGACagggaaaccctaccacgagtcgggatgatctcgtggcggttctacgataaATGAAGAGGGTGCTGACCCCTTCATTTAagcgtctccgtggctgacggagctCCCAAGGTGCTGCCCTGAGAGATCGTGTTCGGTGGCTGACCGAACGGCAGAAAGGATGCTGTCCTTTCTGTTTggcgagtatgctgtacccgccgGTGGGAACTGACGATGCTGTCGGCAACTCaacgtcgagagcgtgggaatcAGGACgagtgaatagcgatacgtaccactattctggaGAAGGTTCCTAGCTGCTGGCcaggatggaaaagaggcccgtgcctcgtttgcatcgccttttataggtctaggttggtggtgggggGACTGGTGCGGGGAaagcggatgtgtgacgtcgcgTTTCCGTGTCCGCTaagatggccgaacctcgacgtccgtttcccgccgaatgtgtctcggagcgcgggacTGTATATCGTGAcgcgatgtgtgtgtgtgtgtacggcGTGTTCGGCAGTTCTCGGCGTCAgtcggcggtgttcggcgcgtgtctattggtaacaggcctgcaccgtacaggtctgttacacccccctcccccttcaggACAGCGAAACGTAAGAGAGCGAGGCCccgtttatttaaaaaaaaacagtcGTTTCCTTGGTGTACATGTTGCCGCACAGTGTCGATGCCTTACATCTAGGGGTAGGTGACGAATAAGACGGCACTAGGTTAGACAACACAATGGAcatgtatattttataaaaaaagaacGGTCCGTAGAAGAATAACCTATGATATATAAACATTTTCCCAGTCTTGGGTTTCTCTTTCTCTAGCACCACATCTCCCGTTCATTGGCTCGGTGTATAGtaagaaataaacaaaatctTTGGCGACGCGGTTGATCTCGCGCTCCCTTGAAGGACCGAGCAGAGACAACAAAAGGAATACTTGAGCGGGAACGTCTGCGTTTATTTGACGCGGCCGCTAGCAACAACGACCTAGTCCTACTAACCTAGAATCGAATACAAAACAAAATACTTGAACGGGAACGTCCGCGCTTGTTCGACGCGAACGCTAGCGTGATAACGGCTTAGTTCTACTAACCTAGAATCGAAAACAACAGAAAAAATACTTGAGCGGGAACGTCCGCGCTTAAAACGACTTAATTTTAATGGCCTCCGGCGGGGAGAAGGGGTTACGGCGCGTGTCTCATCCGCGCACGGGCCGGTTACTTACCGGCGCTTACACCGGCGCAGTCTCCCGTCCCGCTCGAAGAAAAGCATCCATCGCTCTTCCTCGAGGGATGCGCGGTACTGCCTTGTCTGGACGCACCGGTCGGGTACCTCTACGTAACGGCCGGTGGGCAGCTGATACCACGTCGTGGGGCACGGCGCGTACTTCCCGACGTATGTGATTGGGCGAGGGGCCCCTGGTGCCCTTCGCCATGGTGCTACCGGTTGCCCTCCGTTCCCCGGTTGCTCCTCTTCTGGCAGCTCCGGGCCCGTTGCCGTCGCCACGATTGGCCGGATTATCCGTGGGGACCGCTCCCTGACGGTCGCCTCCGTCGGGGCTGCCGCTGGTGGTGGAGTGGCCGGTCCCGGCCGTGTGCGGGTGGGCTCCGTCCGTGGGTCGGATCGAGACTGTCGACCCGTCTCCCCGGTGTTGCCGGTACTACGCGGTTCCTGCGGAGGTGGTGGGCGTGTCTCCGGTTTCCGCCCTCTCGGGACGGAGAAGTCCAGTGGTCGCGTAGGCGGTGTCTGCCGCGTGTCGATGGGCGCGTCTGCTGTCTTGACACGTTGACGTCTGGGCGCCTCGAAGCCCCCCCGGCTCGGGGATTTCAGACGCCTTCTGCTGGACTGCTGCATCCCTCTTCCGCTGGTCTGCCGTCGCCGCCTTCGGGGTGGTCCCGGCTGGGGTCCGTGCCCGGTGCGGTCGTGGCGTGATGGCGGTGTGCCGTCGTGCCCGTGAGGACGACCTTTGCCGTCGTTCTGCTTTGGGTACGAATGGCTCGTCCGGCCACCATTTCGCTGGTTCCGGCGACGGAACCCGGTGTGATTGGATGGACGGCGAGTGCCTGGCTAGTACCCGGTGGTCGTCGATCGACTGTGGTGGAATGGTCATCACCGAGGCGAGGACGGCCTGTGCTTGTGACCCTGGTCGTGTGGTCACGACTCGTACCGGTGCGGGTAGCCAGGTCACCTCACGTATCCGCGGTGTCGCCGACTTCGTCCTGGTGGCCGTCGTGGTTGCCGGTGGTGGggcagcttggggtgttccctCGGTGACCCTCGATGCTGGAGCGGCCTTGGTCGCGGTAGACGGCGTCCTGGAGGTTGCCACCGGTAGAGGCCGGGTGGCCTTCCGGGCGGTGACCTCGATTTTCCTCTCCGCCGCTGTGCGGGTGCGGACCACGTGGCGGGCCGTAGTGCCCGTTCCCTCCTGGGCCGTCGTGCTCGCTCCTCCGGGTTGGCGGGTGGCACCCTCCGTTTTCTTCTCGGCCGTGCGCGTGCGTACGGCCTGGCGGACGGTGGCCTGTGTCGCCCTGGTGGCTGCGGTGCTGTCGCTGCCTGCTGCCGTCCTGTCGGTACCGCTGGTGGCCGTGGCTGCGGCCGTCGACGGTCGCATCGCCCACTCTGGAATTGTCGGCGTACGTGGCCTCTGGTCCTCGTTCGCCGGCTCGTCGAACAAGCCGAAGAGCTCCGCATAGAACTCGTCCATCCTCTTCCCCTTTCCTGCACTGG belongs to Lasioglossum baleicum chromosome 17, iyLasBale1, whole genome shotgun sequence and includes:
- the LOC143217513 gene encoding uncharacterized protein LOC143217513; this encodes MDEFYAELFGLFDEPANEDQRPRTPTIPEWAMRPSTAAATATSGTDRTAAGSDSTAATRATQATVRQAVRTRTAEKKTEGATRQPGGASTTAQEGTGTTARHVVRTRTAAERKIEVTARKATRPLPVATSRTPSTATKAAPASRVTEGTPQAAPPPATTTATRTKSATPRIREVTWLPAPVRVVTTRPGSQAQAVLASVMTIPPQSIDDHRVLARHSPSIQSHRVPSPEPAKWWPDEPFVPKAERRQRSSSRARRHTAITPRPHRARTPAGTTPKAATADQRKRDAAVQQKASEIPEPGGLRGAQTSTCQDSRRAHRHAADTAYATTGLLRPERAETGDTPTTSAGTA